Proteins found in one Micromonospora sp. WMMD1082 genomic segment:
- a CDS encoding aminoglycoside phosphotransferase family protein, whose product MEVSAKNRLRWAELPEDVRSAVEEIIGGRVVEAVSQPGGYSPGTADRVRTADGRRAFVKAASPAQNPDTPRMHRAEARITAALPGYAPTPRLLGCHDDGYWVALVLTDVDGRHPATPWRADELDAVLAALATMADALTPVALPQVPPIAERLAGDFTGWRRVAADPPPDLHPWARAHLDELCAVTERALTRLTGDTLCHVDVRADNLLVDATGRVTVVDWPWAAHGPAWLDTAMLLLDVRLHGGHDTEALLRRLPLTADADPDAVTGLYAGLAGFFTDRARRPPPPGIPTLRPFQQAQSDALLPWLAHRLTP is encoded by the coding sequence ATGGAGGTAAGCGCGAAGAATCGGCTCCGCTGGGCCGAGTTGCCCGAGGATGTCCGGTCCGCCGTGGAGGAGATCATCGGCGGCCGGGTGGTGGAGGCGGTGTCCCAACCGGGCGGTTACTCCCCCGGCACCGCCGACCGGGTGCGTACCGCCGACGGTCGTCGCGCCTTCGTCAAGGCGGCCAGCCCCGCGCAGAATCCGGACACCCCGCGCATGCACCGGGCCGAGGCGCGGATCACCGCCGCACTGCCCGGGTACGCCCCGACGCCCCGGTTGCTCGGCTGCCACGACGACGGATACTGGGTGGCGTTGGTCCTCACCGACGTCGACGGACGGCACCCGGCCACCCCGTGGCGCGCCGACGAGTTGGACGCCGTGCTGGCGGCGCTGGCGACGATGGCCGACGCACTGACTCCCGTCGCGCTGCCGCAGGTACCGCCCATCGCCGAGCGCCTGGCCGGCGACTTCACCGGCTGGCGGCGGGTGGCCGCCGACCCGCCGCCCGATCTGCACCCCTGGGCCCGGGCCCATCTGGACGAGCTCTGCGCCGTGACCGAACGCGCCCTCACCCGGTTGACCGGCGACACCCTCTGTCACGTCGACGTCCGCGCCGACAACCTGCTCGTCGACGCGACCGGCCGGGTCACCGTGGTCGACTGGCCCTGGGCGGCCCACGGGCCGGCCTGGCTGGACACCGCGATGCTGCTACTCGACGTACGCCTGCACGGCGGGCACGACACCGAGGCCCTGCTGCGCCGGCTGCCGCTCACCGCCGACGCCGACCCCGACGCGGTGACCGGCCTCTACGCCGGCCTGGCCGGCTTCTTCACCGACCGGGCCCGCCGCCCACCCCCGCCCGGCATCCCCACCCTCCGCCCGTTCCAGCAAGCCCAGTCCGACGCCCTGCTCCCCTGGCTGGCCCACCGCCTCACCCCCTAA
- a CDS encoding polysaccharide pyruvyl transferase family protein, which yields MTRAGLTIGVLGSYGGRNLGDEAILTGLLTDLRQQEPHARIIVFSRNPEHTALAHPDVEAVPWEGVSRNDSALVLSQLDLLILGGGGILYDKEARRYLRVVRVAQERGLPLLTYAVGVGPLSEMVDTGMVRETLAGATQVTVRDQESRMVLEEAGLLNPITVTGDPAFLLEPEDFPAQLLREEGVPDGKRLVGMSVREPGRAAERLDVDGYHRLLAQIGDFLVHRIDAHVLFVPMERDDIRHSHGVLSHMIAAERGRILHGTYSPQQVLGLMRHFDLAVGMRLHFLIFAAMMGTPFLPLPYAGKVFDLAQRLGVPALRGVEREVEGPLLAEVDQLWDEREQRAEVTARKVAQVCDEARGTSQVTRAVLDSLRSRALVEVGA from the coding sequence ATGACGCGTGCCGGACTGACCATCGGCGTGCTCGGCTCGTACGGCGGGCGCAACCTGGGCGACGAGGCCATCCTCACCGGCCTGTTGACCGACCTGCGCCAGCAGGAGCCGCACGCCCGGATCATCGTCTTCTCGCGGAACCCGGAGCACACCGCGCTGGCCCACCCGGACGTGGAGGCGGTGCCGTGGGAGGGGGTCAGCCGTAACGACTCGGCGCTCGTGCTCTCCCAGCTCGACCTGCTCATCCTGGGCGGCGGCGGCATCCTCTACGACAAGGAGGCACGCCGCTATCTGCGGGTCGTCCGGGTCGCGCAGGAGCGGGGTCTGCCGCTGCTGACGTACGCGGTCGGCGTCGGGCCGCTCAGCGAGATGGTGGACACCGGCATGGTCCGCGAGACGCTGGCCGGCGCCACCCAGGTGACCGTACGCGACCAGGAGTCGCGGATGGTGCTGGAGGAGGCCGGCCTGCTCAACCCGATCACCGTCACCGGTGACCCGGCGTTCCTGCTGGAGCCCGAGGACTTCCCGGCGCAGCTGCTGCGGGAGGAGGGCGTGCCGGACGGCAAGCGGCTGGTCGGGATGAGCGTGCGGGAGCCGGGCCGGGCGGCGGAACGGCTGGACGTGGACGGGTACCACCGGCTGCTGGCGCAGATCGGTGACTTCCTGGTGCACCGCATCGACGCGCACGTGCTGTTCGTCCCAATGGAACGCGACGACATCCGCCATTCGCACGGCGTGCTGTCCCACATGATCGCCGCCGAGCGGGGGCGCATCCTGCACGGCACCTACTCGCCGCAGCAGGTGCTCGGGTTGATGCGCCACTTCGACCTGGCGGTCGGCATGCGGCTGCACTTCCTGATCTTCGCCGCGATGATGGGTACGCCGTTCCTGCCCCTGCCGTACGCCGGGAAGGTCTTCGACCTGGCGCAGCGCCTCGGGGTGCCGGCGTTGCGCGGCGTGGAACGGGAGGTGGAGGGCCCACTGCTGGCGGAGGTGGACCAGCTGTGGGACGAACGCGAACAGCGGGCCGAGGTCACCGCCCGGAAGGTGGCGCAGGTGTGTGACGAGGCCCGGGGCACCTCGCAGGTGACCCGCGCCGTCCTGGACAGCCTGCGCAGCCGCGCCCTTGTCGAGGTGGGCGCCTGA
- a CDS encoding PfkB family carbohydrate kinase, whose amino-acid sequence MYDLLVVGGLGVDVRVRVPGLPLPVVDSVTVDPIDLRIGNTGAGVVLAAHALGLRVAVVDTVGTDPAGDVVRAALARTDVHAVLADDPAGTRRSVNLVDPDGRRMSLYDPRPGGPPPFTVARLSALARDATHVHLSIMGWVRDLLPDLGDVVGEGIGTSTDLHDWDGRNPYHRPFAEIAELVLISGTALGDHAARVAAALAPRPVLVTRGADGADLHLGGTVSRVPAATAPGPVIDTNGAGDAFAAGIVAARRHGATWAEAAGYAARVAAAACTHDGMEYPADLLPRE is encoded by the coding sequence ATGTACGACCTGCTGGTGGTTGGCGGCCTCGGTGTCGACGTGCGGGTACGGGTGCCCGGGTTGCCGCTGCCGGTGGTCGACTCCGTCACCGTCGACCCGATCGACCTGCGCATCGGCAACACCGGCGCCGGCGTGGTGCTCGCCGCGCACGCGCTCGGGCTGCGGGTGGCGGTGGTCGACACCGTGGGCACGGACCCCGCCGGTGACGTCGTGCGGGCCGCGCTGGCCCGCACCGACGTGCACGCTGTGCTGGCCGACGACCCGGCCGGCACCCGCCGGTCGGTGAACCTGGTCGACCCCGACGGACGGCGGATGTCGCTGTACGACCCCCGCCCCGGCGGCCCCCCGCCGTTCACCGTGGCGCGGCTGTCGGCGCTGGCCCGGGACGCCACCCACGTCCACCTGTCAATCATGGGCTGGGTGCGGGACCTGCTGCCCGACCTCGGTGACGTGGTGGGCGAGGGGATCGGTACCTCGACCGACCTGCACGACTGGGACGGGCGCAACCCGTACCATCGCCCGTTCGCCGAGATCGCCGAGCTGGTGCTGATCAGCGGCACCGCGCTGGGCGACCACGCGGCGCGGGTCGCCGCCGCCCTGGCGCCGCGCCCGGTGCTGGTCACCCGGGGCGCCGACGGCGCCGACCTGCACCTCGGCGGGACGGTCAGCCGGGTGCCGGCCGCCACCGCGCCCGGCCCGGTGATCGACACCAACGGCGCCGGGGATGCCTTCGCGGCGGGGATCGTCGCGGCCCGGCGGCACGGCGCGACCTGGGCGGAGGCGGCCGGCTACGCCGCCCGCGTCGCCGCGGCGGCCTGCACCCACGACGGCATGGAGTACCCGGCGGACCTGCTCCCCCGCGAGTGA